In Puntigrus tetrazona isolate hp1 chromosome 22, ASM1883169v1, whole genome shotgun sequence, one genomic interval encodes:
- the lcor gene encoding ligand-dependent corepressor isoform X2, whose amino-acid sequence MASLCRRQQCTIERRGFRQELDSWRHKLIHCVGFESILEGLFGPGLVKDLTLFQDCEPEGVSDWSFNENCLFCCLRREKVKENLVGLNNQVLSEADSFKQEQSNINKLEKQAEDFLNVVFYRKDLPRFTDPHIPLVAREIMQRMIRQFAAEYTSKTSSTQDVPQPQSQPNGTKDQSLPKAPSLEPDASAPGTGAAASAQNPVLSKLLMADQDSPLDLTIKKPETEPSEQDGVLDLSTKKNNSHGSVSLKSSHGFSIMPTAKGRSQRADHNYRDVDDEDGLPPRSLHDGIRENCIGSGPLKPPLARSLLIKEELLSQKHRLLGQPLSLASLESAGLLNSQAQSLLSRDGTWGKSHLDGLLKLKQVSGDLNDLPLFQENQGVFTKGTKSHDTGSITVKKEPGHSPPVDLKIPQVRGMDLSWDSHGNASDLYSYSSIALANVHSENALSRKLRAILPKQSRRAALGGLLDGGAVGEYWGADLEQPTLGPQYPTSDPEADPTGSKQPRKKRGRYRQYNSEILEEAIAVVMNGKMSVSKAQNIYGIPHSTLEYKVKERMGTLKNPPKKKLKLMMRAEGQDSGITAETESTSTPATTPIATPVDVLQGTGDKVE is encoded by the exons GGTTTGAAAGCATTTTGGAGGGGCTGTTTGGACCAGGACTCGTAAAAGATCTTACCCTCTTTCAAG ATTGTGAGCCGGAGGGTGTGTCAGATTGGTCGTTTAATGAAAATTGTCTCTTTTGCTGCTTAAGACGTGAAAAAGTGAAG gAAAATTTGGTTGGTTTGAACAACCAAGTCTTATCAGAAGCCGACAGCTTCAAACAAGAGCAGTCCAACATTAACAAACTTGAGAAGCAAGCAGAGGATTTCCTCAATGTTGTCTTCTACAGAAAGG ACCTCCCGAGATTTACAGACCCCCACATTCCTCTAGTGGCTCGTGAGATCATGCAGCGAATGATCCGACAGTTCGCTGCCGAATATACCTCAAAAACCAGCTCAACTCAGGACGTACCCCAACCCCAGTCCCAGCCCAACGGCACCAAGGACCAAAGCCTGCCGAAAGCGCCCTCGCTGGAGCCGGACGCCTCCGCACCCGGTACCGGCGCCGCTGCCTCCGCACAGAATCCCGTCCTCAGCAAGCTTCTCATGGCAGACCAGGACTCCCCGCTGGACCTCACCATCAAGAAACCAGAGACAGAACCCAGCGAACAAG atgGAGTCCTTGACCTCTCAACTAAGAAGAACAACAGTCATGGTAGTGTGTCACTGAAAAGCTCTCATGGTTTTTCAATCATGCCCACAGCTAAGGg GCGTTCCCAGAGAGCTGATCACAACTATCGAGATGTTGATGATGAGGATGGCTTGCCACCGAGAAGCTTGCATGATGGGATAAGGGAGAACTGTATTGGTTCTGGGCCCCTCAAGCCACCCTTGGCCCGCTCACTCCTCATAAAAGAGGAACTCCTAAGCCAGAAACATCGCCTCCTTGGCCAACCTCTTTCTTTGGCTAGCCTAGAGTCCGCTGGTCTCCTCAACAGCCAAGCCCAGTCCCTTCTTTCCCGTGATGGGACATGGGGAAAATCCCATCTAGATGGCCTCCTGAAGCTCAAACAAGTTAGCGGCGACCTAAATGACCTGCCTCTTTTCCAGGAGAACCAAGGCGTATTCACCAAGGGTACGAAGTCCCACGACACCGGCTCCATCACAGTAAAGAAAGAACCTGGACACTCCCCTCCAGTGGACTTGAAGATCCCGCAAGTCAGAGGCATGGATCTGTCTTGGGACTCCCATGGGAATGCCTCAGATCTCTACAGTTACAGCTCTATAGCTTTGGCTAATGTGCACTCGGAGAACGCACTCAGTAGAAAGCTGAGGGCCATCTTGCCAAAGCAGAGTCGCAGAGCTGCTCTTGGAGGCCTTCTCGATGGGGGAGCCGTGGGCGAGTACTGGGGTGCAGACCTCGAACAGCCAACTTTGGGACCTCAGTACCCGACATCAGATCCGGAGGCAGACCCAACCGGCTCCAAGCAACCCCGAAAGAAAAGGGGACGGTATCGGCAGTACAACAGTGAGATTCTAGAAGAAGCCATTGCTGTGGTGATGAATGGTAAGATGAGCGTTTCAAAGGCGCAGAACATCTACGGAATTCCCCACAGTACCTTGGAGTACAAGGTGAAAGAGAGGATGGGCACCCTGAAGAACCCACCAAAGAAAAAGCTTAAACTGATGATGAGGGCAGAGGGGCAGGACTCTGGGATCACCGCCGAAACCGAATCCACGTCGACGCCCGCCACCACACCCATCGCAACGCCAGTGGATGTCTTGCAGGGGACAGGAGACAAAGTCGAGTAG
- the lcor gene encoding ligand-dependent corepressor isoform X1, producing MASLCRRQQCTIERRGFRQELDSWRHKLIHCVGFESILEGLFGPGLVKDLTLFQDCEPEGVSDWSFNENCLFCCLRREKVKENLVGLNNQVLSEADSFKQEQSNINKLEKQAEDFLNVVFYRKADLPRFTDPHIPLVAREIMQRMIRQFAAEYTSKTSSTQDVPQPQSQPNGTKDQSLPKAPSLEPDASAPGTGAAASAQNPVLSKLLMADQDSPLDLTIKKPETEPSEQDGVLDLSTKKNNSHGSVSLKSSHGFSIMPTAKGRSQRADHNYRDVDDEDGLPPRSLHDGIRENCIGSGPLKPPLARSLLIKEELLSQKHRLLGQPLSLASLESAGLLNSQAQSLLSRDGTWGKSHLDGLLKLKQVSGDLNDLPLFQENQGVFTKGTKSHDTGSITVKKEPGHSPPVDLKIPQVRGMDLSWDSHGNASDLYSYSSIALANVHSENALSRKLRAILPKQSRRAALGGLLDGGAVGEYWGADLEQPTLGPQYPTSDPEADPTGSKQPRKKRGRYRQYNSEILEEAIAVVMNGKMSVSKAQNIYGIPHSTLEYKVKERMGTLKNPPKKKLKLMMRAEGQDSGITAETESTSTPATTPIATPVDVLQGTGDKVE from the exons GGTTTGAAAGCATTTTGGAGGGGCTGTTTGGACCAGGACTCGTAAAAGATCTTACCCTCTTTCAAG ATTGTGAGCCGGAGGGTGTGTCAGATTGGTCGTTTAATGAAAATTGTCTCTTTTGCTGCTTAAGACGTGAAAAAGTGAAG gAAAATTTGGTTGGTTTGAACAACCAAGTCTTATCAGAAGCCGACAGCTTCAAACAAGAGCAGTCCAACATTAACAAACTTGAGAAGCAAGCAGAGGATTTCCTCAATGTTGTCTTCTACAGAAAGG CAGACCTCCCGAGATTTACAGACCCCCACATTCCTCTAGTGGCTCGTGAGATCATGCAGCGAATGATCCGACAGTTCGCTGCCGAATATACCTCAAAAACCAGCTCAACTCAGGACGTACCCCAACCCCAGTCCCAGCCCAACGGCACCAAGGACCAAAGCCTGCCGAAAGCGCCCTCGCTGGAGCCGGACGCCTCCGCACCCGGTACCGGCGCCGCTGCCTCCGCACAGAATCCCGTCCTCAGCAAGCTTCTCATGGCAGACCAGGACTCCCCGCTGGACCTCACCATCAAGAAACCAGAGACAGAACCCAGCGAACAAG atgGAGTCCTTGACCTCTCAACTAAGAAGAACAACAGTCATGGTAGTGTGTCACTGAAAAGCTCTCATGGTTTTTCAATCATGCCCACAGCTAAGGg GCGTTCCCAGAGAGCTGATCACAACTATCGAGATGTTGATGATGAGGATGGCTTGCCACCGAGAAGCTTGCATGATGGGATAAGGGAGAACTGTATTGGTTCTGGGCCCCTCAAGCCACCCTTGGCCCGCTCACTCCTCATAAAAGAGGAACTCCTAAGCCAGAAACATCGCCTCCTTGGCCAACCTCTTTCTTTGGCTAGCCTAGAGTCCGCTGGTCTCCTCAACAGCCAAGCCCAGTCCCTTCTTTCCCGTGATGGGACATGGGGAAAATCCCATCTAGATGGCCTCCTGAAGCTCAAACAAGTTAGCGGCGACCTAAATGACCTGCCTCTTTTCCAGGAGAACCAAGGCGTATTCACCAAGGGTACGAAGTCCCACGACACCGGCTCCATCACAGTAAAGAAAGAACCTGGACACTCCCCTCCAGTGGACTTGAAGATCCCGCAAGTCAGAGGCATGGATCTGTCTTGGGACTCCCATGGGAATGCCTCAGATCTCTACAGTTACAGCTCTATAGCTTTGGCTAATGTGCACTCGGAGAACGCACTCAGTAGAAAGCTGAGGGCCATCTTGCCAAAGCAGAGTCGCAGAGCTGCTCTTGGAGGCCTTCTCGATGGGGGAGCCGTGGGCGAGTACTGGGGTGCAGACCTCGAACAGCCAACTTTGGGACCTCAGTACCCGACATCAGATCCGGAGGCAGACCCAACCGGCTCCAAGCAACCCCGAAAGAAAAGGGGACGGTATCGGCAGTACAACAGTGAGATTCTAGAAGAAGCCATTGCTGTGGTGATGAATGGTAAGATGAGCGTTTCAAAGGCGCAGAACATCTACGGAATTCCCCACAGTACCTTGGAGTACAAGGTGAAAGAGAGGATGGGCACCCTGAAGAACCCACCAAAGAAAAAGCTTAAACTGATGATGAGGGCAGAGGGGCAGGACTCTGGGATCACCGCCGAAACCGAATCCACGTCGACGCCCGCCACCACACCCATCGCAACGCCAGTGGATGTCTTGCAGGGGACAGGAGACAAAGTCGAGTAG